Genomic segment of Exiguobacterium acetylicum:
AAAATGGATTAAAATTCAACGAAGTAACAGTAGAGGATTTTCAATCCATTACAGGTAAAGGCGTTAAAGCCAAAATAAATAATGAAATGTATTATGTGGGAAGTCCAAATCTTTTTGAGGAATTACACGGAAGCATTTCAAGCGATAGGAAAGAAAAAATTGCCGATATGCAAACTCAAGGTAAAACGGTGATGGTGTTAGGAACAGAAAAAGAAATTCTTTCGTTTATTGCCGTAGCCGATGAAATGAGGGAATCGTCTAAAGAAGTTATCGGCAAGTTGAACAATATGGGAATCGAAACAGTGATGCTAACAGGCGATAACCAAAGAACGGCAACAGCCATCGGAAAACAAGTTGGTGTTTCGGATATTAAAGCTGACTTACTTCCAGAAGATAAGCTTAATTTTATTAAAGAACTTCGAGAAAAACATCAAAGTGTGGGGATGGTCGGAGATGGCGTGAATGATGCTCCAGCCCTTGCGGCATCTACCGTTGGTGTAGCAATGGGTGGTGCTGGAACTGATACAGCTTTAGAAACGGCTGACATCGCCTTAATGTCTGATGATTTGAGTAAATTGCCATATACAATAAAATTAAGCCGTAAGGCTTTAGCAATCATCAAGCAAAACATTACCTTCTCTTTGGCGATTAAATTAGTGGCATTACTTTTGGTCATGCCCGGTTGGTTAACACTTTGGATAGCTATATTTGCTGATATGGGAGCAACTTTACTTGTAACATTAAACAGTTTACGCTTATTGAAAATCAAAGAATAGGTTCTAAAATGGGCGTCAACTATCGGGTGCGATCATTGAAAACAATGTTATGCTTCAAAAGGGATATTAACAGGAAATATACAACTAAAGGACGCTTTAACTGAGCAACGGAAAAAGCCAAATTTCTCAATTGATGTTGAGAAATTTGGCTTTTTAGTATGGGAATTTCCTTAGCATTGTAAATCCGCATTTTCCTGACGCTACCCCTTATAGAACCACTCTCCCCAACTACCAAGTTGGAGTAAAGGTGGGACGATCATCAGCAACAATGCACCTAGGAAGACGAACGGTGTATACACTTTCGCGAAACGATCGATGAACGCTTCACTCGGTGCTTTATTATCCTGCGCTTCCTCGACCAGTTCAATGATGTGCGCAAGCGTCGTCTCTTGATACGTCTTCTCGACGATCATGTCGAACGAACGATCCATGTTGAGCGTTCCGGCAAATACGTGATCGCCTTCCTTCTTATCGACAGGAATCGATTCGCCCGTGATCGGTGCTTGATTGATGGTCGTCGTCCCGTTCAGGATCGTGCCGTCCAGTGCAACCTGATCACCTGGTCGAATCCGGAGGATTTCTCCGACTCGCACCGCTTCCACCGGTTTACGTCTAACGTCCCCGTCCGTCAGCACGAAGGCTTCCTTCGGAGACAGTTCGATCAGTTTCTGAATGGAATTGCGCGTCCGCGCAAGGGAGCGATTCTGAAGCAAATTGCCGATGGCAAAGAGGAAGACGACGGTCGCTCCCTCGAGCCACTCCCCGATACATGCGGCACCGATGGCTGCTACGCTCATCAATACGTTCATGTCGAGTGAGCGGGCACGGACGGCATAATAGGCACTCCGGAAAACTCTCCCCCCACTGAGGATCAAGGCGATACCGTACAAAACATTCGGAAGATACGCTACTCCGCTCGTTTGGATGAGCAATCCCAGACCAATCAAAATCCCGGACAGGATCAAGGAGATCCCCTCGAACGACCGGACCGGTGCCTCGGACGTTTTCTTTCCCTTGACGTATCCATCGAAACCGATCTTGTTCAGCTCGCTTTGGACTTGTCGAGCATCCAGCTGATGGTCGATTTCCATCTCCCCACGGGCAAACGAAACTGTGACGGTCTGGACATTTTGCATCTTTTGAAAGTGTTGTTCGATCGTCTTAGCACAGCTACTACAGTCCATCCCGGAAACGGTGAATGTTTGGACGAGCTGATCTGATTTATCGGGAAGGGGCGGAAGCGATGACCGCGCTCTATCTGATCGGCGATACGCTCCTCTACGGTTGTCTTGCGCTGTTGATCGGTTTCTTTTCCGTCCAGCTCATCCCTCGTTCTTACCGACCTGACGTATCGCTTTCAATCCGCTGGGTTCGCATGCTCATCGTGCTGATGCTGTTATCCTTTTCCCTGTCCGTCTTACGAATCGTACTGTATTTATATGAAGAGATCGGTTTTTGGATAACACTGCAATCCGTGTTACTTACATTCGAGGCAGGGAACGCTTGGATTCTGATGGCTCTCTGGAGTGTACTCCTTCTCATCGTCATCAATCGTGCATCACTCAGTCCTGGACGTATAAAACTAGGAGTATTCCTTGTTATGGCGATGGTCGTTACGTTCGCGTGGTCCGGGCACGCCTCTAGCATCAAAGGGGCAGAAGGCATGCTCGTACATTCTATTCACGCACTCGCCGTCTTCATCTGGACCGGTGGATTGCTCATACTCGGCTTTTGGAGTCCATCAGACCGTAACTGGGGCATCTTCCTCGAATGGTTCAAACCACTCGTGACGCTATGTTTCTTACTGATCGTCGGTTCCGGCATCTATCTGATGTCTGTCGTCGTGCAGGTAGAGGAGTATTCCGATTCCTGGATTTTACCGTATGGACAAGCCTTACTCTGGAAACACGTCCTGATTCTACCCGTGCTGATCATCGGTATCATGAACGGGAAGTGGAGTTACGCGTCTCCTGAACGATCGTTTGAAGTCCGACGGATGCGGATGCGCATGGAAGGCATCTTGATCCTGCTTCTCTTCACAGCGACTGCGTGGCTCGGTCAACAGGAACCCCCTCACTCGATCAAGGATACTCTTCAATCCAGCGGGGCTGGTCCACTGTCAGGGTTTCTTTTCCCTAGCTTGCGTTTCACCTATTCTGATATCCGGTTCGAGCCGACCATGATATCCCTCTTCTTGATGGCAATCAGCCTCCTTTTCGTGGGATTGTTGGTGTACGTCATCCGATCAACCCAAGACTCCATCAAGACCCTCTATCTTGGATTAGGCGTCTCGATCTCATTATTTTTCGCCGCGTTGTATAGTATTTCCGTGTATTTATGATCCTCCACATGAGCATTTCAGCGTGTGCGACGTCTTATACAAAAAGAAAGGCATGCGATACAGCAGTCTTTCTTTTTTCATACTTATTCATCATTTTCATACTAGTTATAACAGGTTCAATCCTATTTTAAATCGGTGCCATTTCTAGACTACTACTGGAATATGTATTACAATGTATTACAAAGGAGATGATAATCATGAGTACCATTTCCGTACGTCTGGATGACCAGGATACACGACTCATCAAGGAATATGCGAAGGCGAAGAACATCACGATTTCTACACTCGTTCGCGATGCCGTCCTCGACCGCATCGAAGACGAAATCGATTTACAACTCTATCATGATTCGATGGCAGCACACCGTAAAAAATCAGAAGCGATCTCTTTCGACGATATGATGAAGGAACTTGATTTAGAATGACAGCATTTACGGTAGAGTTTGAGCGCGGAGCTCAAAAGTCTCTCAAGAAGATGGATCCTCAACAAGCGCGGATCATCATGTCCTGGATCAAGAAGAATCTGGTCGGGACGGATGATCCGCGTCGTCACGGTAAAGGACTCGTCTCGAATCGCTCGGGTGAATGGCGGTATCGCATCGGTGATTATCGTCTGATTGCTGACATCCAGGATGAAAAAGTCGTGATTTTGATTCTCGAGATCGGGCATCGTCGTGATATCTATAAATAAGACAGGTAGAACTCACATCTGAGGAAATATGTGAGTTTTCTTTTTTTTGTTTTTAAAACGACCGTTAAAAACACAAAAATGATCACTCTCTCACAATGATGATGTACCTAACTGATTAATTGTGCTATCGAGAGTCTATAAACTCATCTTTTTATCAATGTACGTCAAATAACCTAGAATGCGTATATAAGACAGAAATTCGCTCAAAGCAGTTTTTTTCTTCATCTACTTAATCATCAACGATTGTGTTCGTAAAAATTAGTTTCAAAGAGCATAGAGAAAGGCGTATACATTTCGATGTCGAAATATGTATACGCCTTTCTTATTTAATCATCATCGAACGCTCTAATAGCATCTTCAAGTCCACTCAGAATGAAAAATGCTCATCCACTTGCCCCATCATTCATCGACCGATGTGGACGGAAGTGAAGACGAACTTATCGTAACGGTGCCTCGAGAACGAGTACTCGAACGGCTTCCCGTTCCCGAGGAAGACGACTTGCTCGACCTCGATGATTGGATCGGTCTCCTCGTTCCCGAGATAATCGCGGTCCCACTGGTCCGGTTTATCTGCGCGGATCATCTTATGTGAGCTCGTGATCGTGTAACCGAGGTCCTCCTGGATGTATCGATAGATTGAACTATCGAGGACCTCCTTCGTCACACCAGTAATCAACGAGGAGGGCATGAACGTATGCTCGATCACGTAAGGTTCGTCATCGACATAACGGACGCGCCGGATTTCATAGACGGGATCCGTCTTCTCAATCATCAGATGACGGGCGACCTCTGCATCCGGGAAGCGTACCTCGAACTGGAGAACCTCACTCCTGACGGCCCGCTCGCCGAGCAGCTTCGTCAACCCTTGGGATTCTTTGTTCAACACGTTGATCCTACCCTGTGAGAAGCTCGAGGGCAGGATGAAGGTCCCCTGTCCTCGCTGGCGATAGATGATGCCTTCCGATACCAGGATTTCGAGAGCCCGCTTCATCGTCATCCGGCTGACCGCGAACTCCTCCGCGAGTTGGATTTCGTCCGGCATCGCTTCCTCGACATCATAACCTCCGCTAAGGATTCGTCCGCGCAGTTCATCTGCGATTTTCTCATACTTTGGTTTCTTTTTAGTAGACATGATTACACCCCATGTATAGACATATACGTATAATATAACAAAAAAGGATGACCAGGGCTAGATATACCCTGATCATCCTTCCTCATCTCACGAACCCATTCTCTTCGATCACGCGCTTGAACCAGTGACCACTCTTCTTGACCGTCCGGCCCTGACTCGTAAGGTCCACACCGACGAAGCCGTAGCGGTTCTTGTAGGCGTTACTCCAAGACCAGTTGTCCATGAAGGTCCAGAGGTGATAGCCCTTGACGTTCGAACCTTCCTCCATGGCCCGATGCACCCACTTCAGGTGCTCCGCGATGAAGTCGATCCGGTAATCGTCCTGGATGCTGCCTTCCGCATCGCGATAGCGTTCCTCCCCTTCGACCCCCATCCCGTTCTCCGAGATGAAGCATTCGATGTTCCCGTAGTTCTCACGAAGGTTCGTCAGGATGTCATAGACGCCCTTCTCATAGATCTCCCAGCCACGATGACGGTTCATCTTCCGCCCTGGCATCTCATAGTAGTCGAACAGGTGCTCAGGCATGAACGGTGCCTTCGGGTTCGGGAGGTGTTCCTTCACCTTAATCCGTCTCG
This window contains:
- a CDS encoding heavy metal translocating P-type ATPase, with amino-acid sequence MDCSSCAKTIEQHFQKMQNVQTVTVSFARGEMEIDHQLDARQVQSELNKIGFDGYVKGKKTSEAPVRSFEGISLILSGILIGLGLLIQTSGVAYLPNVLYGIALILSGGRVFRSAYYAVRARSLDMNVLMSVAAIGAACIGEWLEGATVVFLFAIGNLLQNRSLARTRNSIQKLIELSPKEAFVLTDGDVRRKPVEAVRVGEILRIRPGDQVALDGTILNGTTTINQAPITGESIPVDKKEGDHVFAGTLNMDRSFDMIVEKTYQETTLAHIIELVEEAQDNKAPSEAFIDRFAKVYTPFVFLGALLLMIVPPLLQLGSWGEWFYKG
- a CDS encoding copper resistance D family protein produces the protein MFGRADLIYREGAEAMTALYLIGDTLLYGCLALLIGFFSVQLIPRSYRPDVSLSIRWVRMLIVLMLLSFSLSVLRIVLYLYEEIGFWITLQSVLLTFEAGNAWILMALWSVLLLIVINRASLSPGRIKLGVFLVMAMVVTFAWSGHASSIKGAEGMLVHSIHALAVFIWTGGLLILGFWSPSDRNWGIFLEWFKPLVTLCFLLIVGSGIYLMSVVVQVEEYSDSWILPYGQALLWKHVLILPVLIIGIMNGKWSYASPERSFEVRRMRMRMEGILILLLFTATAWLGQQEPPHSIKDTLQSSGAGPLSGFLFPSLRFTYSDIRFEPTMISLFLMAISLLFVGLLVYVIRSTQDSIKTLYLGLGVSISLFFAALYSISVYL
- the relB gene encoding type II toxin-antitoxin system RelB family antitoxin, yielding MSTISVRLDDQDTRLIKEYAKAKNITISTLVRDAVLDRIEDEIDLQLYHDSMAAHRKKSEAISFDDMMKELDLE
- a CDS encoding type II toxin-antitoxin system RelE family toxin — encoded protein: MTAFTVEFERGAQKSLKKMDPQQARIIMSWIKKNLVGTDDPRRHGKGLVSNRSGEWRYRIGDYRLIADIQDEKVVILILEIGHRRDIYK
- a CDS encoding GntR family transcriptional regulator, with translation MSTKKKPKYEKIADELRGRILSGGYDVEEAMPDEIQLAEEFAVSRMTMKRALEILVSEGIIYRQRGQGTFILPSSFSQGRINVLNKESQGLTKLLGERAVRSEVLQFEVRFPDAEVARHLMIEKTDPVYEIRRVRYVDDEPYVIEHTFMPSSLITGVTKEVLDSSIYRYIQEDLGYTITSSHKMIRADKPDQWDRDYLGNEETDPIIEVEQVVFLGNGKPFEYSFSRHRYDKFVFTSVHIGR